In Sphingomonas sp. R1, a single genomic region encodes these proteins:
- a CDS encoding energy transducer TonB, translating to MAYADRNVSGSRVVAIVIVAIIVAGMGYAFVTGLAYQYIKKKAEELKTFEVEEPPPPPEEIPPPPPPPDSPVPPPPTQVVVPPAIVQTVSPAPPIPTTPIIPPPPPITPPAPPAPAAPPAPPAPPRIAKGLKPRTPPGSWVTDDDYPAAASRAGDEGTVAFRLDVDGSGKVTNCTITSSSGSSLLDSTACNLLRRRARFDPAQDAEGNKIPAPYMGRFTWRLQK from the coding sequence ATGGCTTACGCTGACCGGAATGTAAGTGGCAGTCGTGTGGTAGCGATCGTAATCGTCGCTATCATCGTGGCTGGCATGGGTTATGCCTTCGTCACAGGTCTGGCATACCAATATATCAAGAAGAAGGCGGAAGAGCTGAAGACCTTCGAGGTCGAAGAGCCGCCGCCCCCGCCGGAGGAGATTCCGCCGCCGCCGCCGCCACCGGACTCGCCGGTGCCGCCGCCCCCGACCCAGGTCGTGGTGCCGCCGGCCATCGTGCAGACCGTGTCGCCTGCGCCGCCGATCCCCACCACGCCCATCATCCCCCCGCCGCCGCCGATCACGCCGCCTGCGCCTCCCGCGCCGGCTGCTCCCCCGGCGCCTCCGGCTCCGCCGCGTATCGCGAAGGGCCTGAAGCCGCGTACGCCTCCGGGCTCGTGGGTTACGGACGACGACTATCCGGCCGCCGCCTCGCGCGCTGGCGACGAGGGCACCGTTGCCTTCCGTCTGGACGTCGACGGTTCGGGCAAGGTGACGAACTGCACCATCACGTCGTCCAGCGGTTCCTCGCTGCTCGACAGCACGGCCTGCAACCTGTTGCGGCGCCGCGCTCGCTTCGATCCGGCTCAGGATGCGGAAGGGAACAAGATTCCCGCGCCGTATATGGGCCGCTTCACCTGGCGGTTGCAGAAGTAA
- a CDS encoding MotA/TolQ/ExbB proton channel family protein gives MLTTILAAGAAAAKGGESPYGLQQALKEGGLISQSVFTILVLMLFVSLYILFTKVFEQQKIINQSKRVRATFWSATSLREGAAKLEKNSAYRQIVDDGIEAQEQYKLLTDPVEAHDWLHGSLARSEGSINSALGGGLAFLATVGATSPFIGLFGTVIGIYRALIKIGSAGQASIDAVAGPVGEALIMTALGLVVAVPAVLAFNFLQRRNKAIAENLNAFSNDVLGYLASDGRVKPATAAAAKKPVAAAAPKPATTTGGTTTRS, from the coding sequence ATGCTCACGACCATTCTCGCTGCCGGTGCCGCCGCAGCTAAGGGCGGCGAAAGCCCCTACGGCCTTCAGCAGGCGCTCAAGGAAGGCGGCCTGATCTCGCAGTCGGTGTTCACCATCCTGGTGCTCATGCTCTTCGTGTCGCTGTACATCCTCTTCACCAAGGTGTTCGAGCAGCAGAAGATCATCAACCAGTCGAAGCGCGTCCGCGCGACCTTCTGGAGCGCCACCAGCCTGCGTGAAGGCGCCGCCAAGCTCGAGAAGAACTCGGCCTATCGCCAGATCGTCGACGACGGCATCGAAGCCCAGGAGCAGTACAAGCTGCTGACCGATCCGGTCGAAGCGCATGACTGGCTGCACGGCTCGCTGGCCCGTTCGGAAGGTTCGATCAACTCGGCGCTGGGCGGCGGTCTCGCCTTCCTCGCGACCGTTGGTGCGACCTCGCCGTTCATCGGTCTGTTCGGTACGGTTATCGGCATCTACCGCGCGCTCATCAAGATCGGCTCGGCCGGTCAGGCTTCGATCGACGCCGTCGCCGGCCCGGTCGGTGAAGCGCTCATCATGACCGCACTCGGCCTCGTCGTCGCCGTGCCGGCCGTGCTCGCCTTCAACTTCCTGCAGCGTCGCAACAAGGCGATCGCCGAGAACCTGAACGCGTTCTCGAACGACGTCCTCGGCTACCTGGCCTCGGACGGCCGCGTGAAGCCGGCGACTGCCGCTGCCGCGAAGAAGCCGGTTGCTGCCGCTGCGCCGAAGCCGGCCACCACGACCGGCGGCACCACGACCCGCTCGTAA
- a CDS encoding ExbD/TolR family protein codes for MAISTGSGGDDAPMSDINTTPLVDVMLVLLIIFLIAVPVVVQTIDLALPKVQFEPTTTKPENVSLSVKGGPDGCEIYWGLTRVNHTELLDRAVVKLKAEIDRQGGPNAAGLELPEVHIRGDVNTPYRCIGGTIYTMQMAGFVKVGFISEPEPGSGTTRL; via the coding sequence ATGGCGATTAGCACAGGCAGCGGTGGCGACGACGCGCCGATGTCGGACATCAACACCACGCCCCTCGTGGACGTGATGCTGGTTCTCCTGATCATCTTCCTCATCGCCGTTCCCGTTGTGGTCCAGACGATCGACCTCGCGTTGCCGAAGGTGCAGTTCGAACCGACCACCACCAAGCCCGAGAACGTTTCGCTCTCGGTCAAGGGCGGGCCGGACGGCTGTGAGATCTACTGGGGCCTGACCCGGGTCAATCACACCGAGCTGCTCGACCGTGCGGTCGTGAAGCTGAAGGCCGAGATCGACCGCCAGGGTGGCCCGAATGCCGCTGGTCTCGAACTTCCCGAAGTTCACATCCGCGGTGACGTGAACACGCCCTATCGCTGCATCGGCGGCACCATCTACACGATGCAGATGGCGGGTTTCGTGAAGGTCGGCTTCATCTCGGAACCGGAGCCCGGTTCGGGCACCACCCGGCTCTGA
- a CDS encoding ExbD/TolR family protein, with protein sequence MAMSAGRDDGEPMMDMNTTPLIDVMLVLLIMFIITIPVQTHAVKVDLPQPSPNSAPPVEPTKNKVYIDAQGQVFWNSMPINDVMLRQYLDASLQLSPEPELHFQPDPQARYDVVDRVLAIIKRANVTKLGFIGNEQYRNDF encoded by the coding sequence ATGGCAATGAGCGCAGGCCGTGATGACGGCGAGCCGATGATGGACATGAACACGACGCCGCTGATCGACGTCATGCTCGTGCTCCTCATCATGTTCATCATCACCATTCCGGTCCAGACGCATGCGGTGAAGGTTGACCTGCCGCAGCCGAGCCCGAACAGCGCGCCGCCCGTCGAGCCGACCAAGAACAAGGTCTATATCGACGCGCAGGGCCAGGTGTTCTGGAACAGCATGCCGATCAACGACGTGATGTTGCGCCAGTATCTGGACGCGTCGCTGCAGCTGTCGCCGGAGCCCGAGCTGCACTTCCAGCCGGATCCGCAGGCACGCTACGACGTGGTCGACCGCGTGCTGGCGATCATCAAGCGTGCGAATGTGACGAAGCTGGGGTTCATCGGCAACGAACAGTATCGCAACGACTTCTGA
- a CDS encoding methyl-accepting chemotaxis protein, whose amino-acid sequence MFKRFQNLPLATKTTMLAVSGLLLLAIATFFVADHALTRQAAQTAAERQEVNMRVAWQVLRGYGSDFRLDGDDLYVGTHKLNNWDEPVDTVKRLVGGTATIFRGDMRIATNVTKPDGTRVVGTPLARNAAYEAVLGKGEPYRGTADILGKPFFTAYDPIKDASGKTVGILFVGIPESDVMGAIGSARWSLALSAAFISIAVAASAWFGGRAMFAPLVQMTAAMRALAAGKVDVAIPGRSATDEIGSMAEALTHFRTSEIARQQAEARDREAEAARERAVDVLGDALAKVSGGDLTADIGNDFPAGYEKLATHFRSAIGSLRELIGAVLEGTASIRTGSQEIAGASEDLARRTEANAASLEQTAAAITQMNQRIDATASAAGVTVQRADEAIGVVGSGRSTADEAVQAMTRVSDSAKGIDSVIEGLDKIAFQTRVLAMNAAVEAGRAGEAGRGFAVVADLVSALAMRAEEEAKRARDQLTVTQSEVEVARGAVERVDHALAAIVDTVGEVHQLLGGMAADNQAQSSAIREISSAIGDMDRATQQNAAMVEETSAAARQLTDQVARLDAHAATFRTGGTPGPLRTPVLRTQRAPAPVPAAPRSVPTQALADGDDWASF is encoded by the coding sequence ATGTTCAAGCGCTTCCAGAATCTTCCGCTCGCCACCAAGACGACAATGCTTGCCGTCTCGGGCCTGCTATTGCTGGCGATCGCAACCTTCTTCGTTGCGGATCATGCGCTTACCCGACAAGCAGCGCAAACCGCAGCCGAACGTCAGGAAGTGAACATGCGCGTCGCGTGGCAGGTCCTGCGCGGCTATGGCAGCGATTTCCGCCTGGACGGCGACGATCTGTACGTCGGCACCCACAAGCTCAACAACTGGGACGAGCCGGTCGATACGGTAAAGCGCCTGGTCGGGGGTACCGCGACGATCTTCCGCGGCGACATGCGCATCGCCACCAACGTCACCAAGCCCGACGGCACGCGCGTGGTCGGCACGCCCCTCGCCCGGAATGCCGCCTATGAGGCGGTGCTGGGCAAGGGCGAGCCATATCGCGGCACTGCCGACATCCTCGGCAAGCCCTTCTTCACCGCCTATGATCCCATCAAGGATGCGTCCGGCAAGACCGTCGGCATCCTCTTCGTCGGCATTCCCGAAAGCGACGTGATGGGTGCGATCGGCAGCGCGCGCTGGTCGCTCGCGCTGTCTGCGGCATTCATCTCGATCGCGGTCGCGGCATCGGCCTGGTTCGGCGGTCGGGCGATGTTCGCTCCGCTGGTACAGATGACGGCCGCGATGCGGGCACTGGCAGCCGGCAAGGTGGATGTTGCCATTCCAGGCCGTAGCGCAACCGACGAGATCGGCTCGATGGCGGAAGCGCTCACCCATTTCCGGACCTCCGAAATCGCCCGTCAGCAGGCCGAGGCGCGCGATCGTGAGGCGGAGGCCGCCCGCGAGCGCGCGGTCGACGTGCTCGGCGACGCGCTCGCCAAGGTGTCCGGCGGCGACCTCACGGCCGATATCGGCAACGACTTCCCCGCCGGCTACGAAAAGCTCGCCACCCATTTCCGCTCGGCCATCGGCAGCCTGCGCGAATTGATCGGTGCCGTGCTCGAAGGCACGGCCTCGATCCGTACCGGCTCGCAGGAGATCGCGGGCGCCTCCGAGGATCTTGCCCGCCGCACCGAGGCGAATGCCGCCAGCCTAGAGCAGACCGCCGCCGCAATCACGCAGATGAACCAGCGGATCGACGCAACCGCCTCCGCCGCAGGCGTGACCGTGCAGCGCGCCGATGAGGCGATCGGAGTCGTCGGTTCTGGTCGCTCCACGGCGGACGAAGCCGTGCAGGCCATGACCCGCGTCTCGGACAGTGCCAAGGGCATCGACAGCGTGATCGAAGGGCTCGACAAGATCGCCTTCCAGACCCGGGTGCTCGCGATGAACGCTGCGGTCGAGGCAGGCCGCGCCGGGGAGGCGGGCCGCGGCTTCGCCGTCGTCGCCGATCTCGTCTCGGCGCTCGCCATGCGGGCGGAAGAAGAAGCCAAGCGCGCCCGCGACCAGCTCACCGTTACCCAGTCGGAAGTCGAGGTAGCGCGCGGCGCGGTCGAGCGAGTCGACCATGCCCTGGCCGCCATCGTCGACACGGTGGGCGAAGTGCACCAGCTGCTCGGCGGCATGGCGGCCGACAATCAGGCCCAGTCCTCCGCCATTCGCGAAATCAGCAGCGCGATCGGCGACATGGATCGCGCGACCCAGCAGAATGCCGCGATGGTGGAAGAGACCTCGGCCGCTGCGCGACAGCTGACCGATCAGGTCGCACGCCTCGATGCGCATGCCGCGACCTTCCGCACCGGCGGCACCCCGGGGCCGCTGCGCACGCCCGTGCTGCGGACGCAGCGCGCGCCGGCACCCGTTCCCGCCGCCCCGCGTTCGGTGCCGACGCAGGCGCTCGCGGACGGCGACGATTGGGCATCCTTCTAG
- a CDS encoding GFA family protein encodes MGEEVQGGCHCGRIRYAVRIEDEDAYLCHCRMCQRATGGVSIAFKGVRKADITWTRAPDRYRSSPIAERGFCRDCGTPLTFAFLDGDTMDLTIGSFDAPGRFQPRHHYAVESMHEQWLDTDGLPRYRTEDNPNVVKRWMDSIGRLPD; translated from the coding sequence ATGGGTGAGGAAGTTCAGGGTGGCTGCCACTGCGGGCGGATCCGCTATGCCGTCCGGATCGAGGATGAGGACGCCTATCTTTGCCACTGCCGCATGTGCCAGCGGGCAACGGGCGGGGTGTCGATCGCATTCAAGGGCGTGCGCAAGGCCGACATCACGTGGACGCGTGCGCCGGATCGCTATCGCTCCTCGCCGATTGCCGAGCGCGGTTTTTGCCGGGATTGCGGCACCCCGCTGACCTTTGCGTTTCTCGACGGCGACACAATGGACCTGACCATCGGCAGCTTCGACGCCCCGGGCCGGTTTCAGCCGCGGCACCATTATGCCGTGGAGAGCATGCACGAACAGTGGCTCGACACGGACGGTCTCCCCAGATACCGCACCGAGGATAACCCGAACGTCGTCAAACGATGGATGGACAGCATTGGCCGACTTCCCGACTGA
- a CDS encoding alpha/beta fold hydrolase translates to MADFPTETFRFASFDGQEIAWTEMGEGRPVVLIHGYFSNAEVNWIKYGHAAKLAARGRRVIMPDLRAHGHSAKPHDPAAYPPDVLMRDNFAIVAHLGLTDYDLVGYSLGARTVVRMLANGARPDKVVLSGMGLDGLVATKGRGAYFHRVLTNLGSFQRGSSEWLTEAFLKTTKGDPVALLRILDTFVDTPREEIEAIVQPTAVISGAEDYDNGSAQEVADLLPYGMFVAIPGNHMSAVTRPELGDAIAEFLAG, encoded by the coding sequence TTGGCCGACTTCCCGACTGAAACTTTTCGCTTCGCCAGCTTCGATGGGCAGGAGATCGCCTGGACCGAAATGGGAGAGGGGCGGCCGGTTGTGCTGATCCACGGCTATTTCTCCAATGCCGAGGTCAACTGGATCAAATACGGCCATGCCGCCAAGCTCGCCGCGCGCGGTCGTCGGGTGATCATGCCCGACCTGCGCGCGCACGGGCACAGCGCCAAGCCGCACGATCCTGCGGCGTATCCGCCCGATGTGCTGATGCGCGACAATTTCGCGATCGTGGCGCATCTGGGTCTCACCGACTATGATCTCGTCGGCTATTCGCTGGGCGCGCGGACCGTGGTGCGGATGCTCGCCAACGGCGCCAGGCCGGACAAGGTGGTCTTGTCGGGCATGGGGCTGGACGGGCTGGTCGCCACCAAGGGGCGCGGGGCCTATTTTCACCGGGTGCTCACCAATCTGGGCAGCTTCCAGCGCGGCAGCTCCGAATGGCTGACCGAGGCATTCCTCAAGACGACCAAGGGCGATCCGGTCGCGCTGCTGCGCATCCTCGACACCTTCGTCGATACGCCGCGCGAGGAAATCGAGGCGATCGTGCAGCCGACCGCGGTGATCTCGGGTGCCGAGGATTATGACAACGGCTCCGCGCAGGAAGTGGCGGATCTGCTGCCCTATGGCATGTTCGTCGCAATTCCCGGCAATCACATGAGCGCGGTCACGCGGCCGGAGCTGGGCGACGCGATTGCGGAGTTCCTTGCTGGTTGA
- a CDS encoding M2 family metallopeptidase — MIRTGLSLVALAAMLAAPAHSQQSSPAAAAPTAAPTAADAAAFLTRAQEEMAAFRLTSSRVAWINATYITDDTDALAADYGAKDTEMAVRFALDAARLQKAPGLTPEQQRQLTMLRAALVLPAPTTPGAAQQLSDISTRLGSFYAKGKGTRAGKPINGSDIEAAMGDSRDPGELKEMWVSWHDNVGAPMRPDYTKLVGIANQGAKELGFADTGALWRSGYDMPPAEFAAMTDKLWNEVKPLYVALHTYVRRKLNEKYGDAVQAKTGPIRADLLGNMWAQEWGNIYDVVAPKGAGDLGYDVGDLLKAKNYDWKKMVQTGEGFYSSLGFAPLPGTFWERSLFLKPADREVLCHASAWDIDEKDDIRIKMCIKVNSDDFVTIHHELGHNYYQRAYKAQPTLYRNGANDGFHEAIGDFVALSITPEYLVQIGLLDRAQVPSADKDIGLLLRQAMDKVAFLPFGLLVDKYRWQIFDGTIPANQYEAGWNKLRLQYQGIVPPVARDETKFDAGGKYHVAGSVPYTRYFLARLLQFQFYKAACDQSGWKGPLHRCSFYGNKEVGARLNKMLEMGASKPWPDALQTFTGSREISGNAMMEYFAPLKTWLDAQNKGQPQGW; from the coding sequence ATGATCCGTACCGGTCTTTCGCTCGTGGCACTCGCCGCGATGCTGGCGGCGCCCGCCCATTCCCAGCAGTCCAGCCCTGCCGCGGCGGCGCCCACCGCTGCCCCCACCGCCGCCGATGCCGCGGCGTTCCTGACCCGCGCGCAGGAGGAGATGGCTGCCTTCCGACTGACGTCCTCCCGCGTGGCCTGGATCAACGCCACCTATATCACCGACGACACGGACGCGCTGGCTGCCGATTACGGCGCCAAGGACACCGAGATGGCGGTGCGCTTCGCGCTCGACGCCGCGCGCCTGCAGAAGGCGCCGGGCCTTACGCCGGAACAGCAGCGCCAGCTGACGATGCTCCGCGCCGCGCTGGTGCTGCCGGCACCGACGACGCCGGGGGCCGCCCAGCAGCTCAGCGACATCTCGACGAGACTCGGCTCCTTCTACGCGAAGGGCAAGGGTACGCGCGCCGGCAAGCCGATCAATGGCAGCGACATCGAAGCAGCAATGGGCGACAGTCGCGATCCGGGCGAGCTCAAGGAAATGTGGGTCAGCTGGCACGACAATGTCGGGGCGCCGATGCGTCCGGACTATACGAAGCTGGTCGGCATCGCGAACCAGGGCGCCAAGGAGCTGGGCTTTGCCGATACCGGTGCGCTGTGGCGCTCGGGTTATGACATGCCGCCCGCCGAGTTCGCCGCCATGACCGACAAGCTGTGGAACGAGGTCAAGCCGCTCTACGTCGCGCTTCACACCTATGTCCGCCGCAAGCTCAACGAGAAATATGGCGACGCAGTGCAGGCCAAGACCGGCCCGATCCGCGCCGATCTGCTCGGCAACATGTGGGCGCAGGAGTGGGGCAACATCTACGACGTGGTCGCGCCCAAGGGGGCCGGCGACCTCGGCTATGACGTGGGCGATCTGCTCAAGGCCAAGAACTACGACTGGAAGAAGATGGTCCAGACCGGCGAGGGCTTCTATTCCTCGCTCGGCTTCGCCCCGCTGCCGGGCACTTTCTGGGAACGCTCGCTCTTCCTCAAGCCCGCCGACCGCGAAGTGCTGTGCCACGCCTCGGCCTGGGACATCGACGAGAAAGACGACATCCGCATCAAGATGTGCATCAAGGTGAATTCGGACGATTTCGTCACGATCCACCACGAGCTCGGTCACAACTATTACCAGCGTGCCTACAAGGCGCAGCCGACACTCTACCGCAACGGCGCGAACGACGGCTTCCACGAGGCGATCGGCGATTTCGTGGCGCTTTCGATCACGCCCGAATATCTGGTGCAGATCGGCCTGCTCGATCGCGCCCAGGTGCCGAGTGCCGACAAGGATATCGGCCTGCTGCTCCGTCAGGCGATGGACAAGGTGGCGTTCCTGCCGTTCGGCCTGCTGGTCGACAAATATCGCTGGCAGATCTTCGACGGTACCATTCCCGCCAACCAGTATGAGGCGGGATGGAACAAGCTGCGGCTCCAGTATCAGGGGATCGTGCCCCCGGTGGCGCGCGACGAGACCAAGTTCGACGCGGGCGGCAAGTATCACGTTGCCGGCAGCGTCCCCTACACCCGCTACTTCCTTGCGCGGCTGCTGCAGTTCCAGTTCTACAAGGCGGCGTGCGACCAGTCGGGCTGGAAGGGCCCGCTGCACCGCTGCAGCTTCTATGGCAACAAGGAGGTCGGCGCGCGGCTGAACAAGATGCTCGAGATGGGCGCTTCCAAGCCGTGGCCCGATGCGCTGCAGACCTTCACCGGCAGCCGCGAGATTTCCGGCAATGCGATGATGGAGTATTTTGCGCCGCTCAAGACGTGGCTTGATGCGCAGAACAAGGGCCAGCCGCAGGGATGGTGA